GGACGACCAGCGTATGTGCCCCGGCGGGCAAAGCCGGCAGGGTGGCGTCGAGGTTGACGGTGGTGCCGGGCGTCACGTCCAGATCACGCTCGGCGGCCCCATCGAGCGTGTAGGTGATGCGGGCCACGCTCTGGTTGTCGCTGGCGGTGCCCGTCAGACGCACGGGGTTGGCCGTGGTGGCACCATTGATGGGGGAAGTGAGCGTCAGGGTCGGGGCGACGGTGTCGCCGGGCTGGCCCGTTCCCCCGTTCCCGTTGATGGTGACGGTCCGCGTGACGGAGGTGCTGTTGCCCGCCGCGTCATAGGCCGTGACGGTCAGGGTGTACGTCCCGGCCTTCACGCCGCAAAGGCAGAGGCTCTGGCTGATGTTGCCGTCGGCGGGCAGGGTCAACGTCTGCTCGTTGCCGTTCCCCAGGCGGTAGGTGAGGCGGCTCAGGCCCACGTTGTCACTGACCCGGCCCTGTAGCAGCAGGCTGCCGGTGGCGCTGCTGCCCTCCAGCGGAGAGGTGAGTTGCAGGGTGGGTTTGACAGTGTCCGTGACGCCGGGCTGACCCCCAGGGCCAGGATTGGGGTTGAGCGCAGGGTTTTGCCCGCTGCAACTGGCCAGCAGGGTGACGGTCAGCAGCGTGGCGGCGGCAAGGCGGCCATTCCGGGAAAGCATCGAGATCATGGCGTTCTCCTTGAGGGTGTGAGAAGACATGGCAGAGACGACGCACAGCCAGAGGGGATAAACTGAACTGCTGCCTACTTCCAGGGGAAGGCAGGGCAGAACAGGTGTGGATTCGGGGAGAGGGATAGGTTCAAAACGGGCCTGCTGGGGCCAGAAAAAGAACCCGGAGCAATGCACCACCTCCTGCTGGAAACCGGTTATAGGTCAGCGGTGCCGCGCCCACCAGGAAGCTGTGGGGGCTGCTGCCCTAACGGTAAGAAAAGTTGCCGACACGCCGTGTTCGCATGTCCCAAGTCGGTCGCACCACTGGCTCCACCCGTTCCAGGTGCCCGTATACGGAACGAGGTTTCGTTGCCCCTTGGATAGCAATTGCATTTCAGCTACCCAGGTTCAATCTATGAAAAGACACCTGTTGCCGAATGAGGGCCAAGTTGAAGGTCCTTATTTTGGTTCTCATGCTTTGGGTGGTATGGGGGTATATAGGTTCCGCATCCTCCGTCATAGCCCTTCTCCTGCATCGCTTTGTAGAGCTGTTCCACCCGTTTCTGCCGCTGTTGTTCCTGCTCTGTCCGGTTGGATGGAGCAGCTCATTGCTGTTTAGGGTCTGTTTTGAAAGTTGGGCGGAACTTCTCAGACACGTGATGGGGACGCACTTTTTTTCCTCTGCAAGCCGCTCTACGAATTCCCCCTTACGGAGGAGAGTGGGACGGGTGCAGTTTCGCAGGAGAGAGGGGAGCGGGCACAACCTCCCAGCGCGCTTGGGACCTTTTGAAACACGCGCTTAAAGCATGGCCCGCCGTGGGATGGACTCGCAGCCCGGCACAAGGTGAGCGACTGAACGGCGAGGGTCCAGCCGCTCCAGCGCCGTCGCGTGGAAGCACCCCCACGCACCTCCCCGGCCTGATTCGGCCCGCTTTCCAGCCAGAGCAGCCCTGTAGGCGCTCCCCTTCAGCACATAGCCCAGACTCCCGCCCTCCGCTACAGCGAGCAGCGTGGCCTGCTGATGTCGGGGGAGGCGAGGCGTCCCGCGCGCTCATGTCCCTACTCCAGCGCGTTCTGCCCGGTGAGGTGCCGCCCCACGATCAGGGTGTGAATGTCGTGGGTGCCCTCGTAGGTGTCCACCGTTTCGAGGTTCAGCATGTGGCGGATGACCGGGTACTCGGTGGTGATGCCGTTGCCGCCCAGCATCTCGCGGGCCAGCCGTGCCCCCTCCAGCGCCACCCGCACGTTGTTGCGCTTGGCGACGCTGACCTGGGCGTAGTTCATCTTCCCGCTGTCCTTGAGCTGCCCCAGCCGCCATGCCAGCAGCAGCCCGGTGGAGTGGTCGGTCGCCATCCGGACCAGCTTGTCCTGCACCAGTTGCCGCGCGGCGATGGGTTTGCCGAAGGTGGTGCGGCTGCCGGTGTAGTCCAGCGCCGTTTGCAGCACTGCCTCCAGTGCCCCTATCGCCCCCCAGGCAATCCCGAAGCGGGCAGAGGTCAGGCAGGAGAGGGGCGACTTGAGGCCCCCCGAACCGGGCAGCAGATTCTGGGCCGGAATGCGGCAGTCTTCCAGCACGATTTCCCCGGTGACCGAGGCGCGCAGGCTCATCTTGCGGTGAATCTGGGGCGCGCTGAACCCCGGCGTGTCGGTGGGCACGATAAAGCCGCGCACCACGCCCTCATCATCCTTGGCCCAGACGACGGCGATGTCCGCGACCGGGCTGTTGGTGATCCACATCTTGTTGCCGTTCAGGACGTAGCTGTCGCCGTCCTTGCGGGCGCGGGTGCGCATCGCGCCGGGGTCGGAGCCGCCGTCGGGTTCGGTGAGGCCGAAGCAGCCGATCAGCTCGCCGGAGGCCAGGCCGGGCAGGTACTTCCGTTTCTGGTCCTCGCTGCCGTAGGTGTAGATCGGGAACATCACCAGGCTGCCCTGCACGCTGGCGGCACTTCTGAGGCCGCTGTCCACCCGTTCCAGCTCGTACATCATCGCGCCGTAGGCGCTGTAGCTGACGCCTGCCCCGCCGTACTCCTCGGGCGTGGTCGGCCCCAGCAGGCCCATCTGGCCGAACTGGCGCATCACCTCACGCACGGGCAGATCGCCGCTGTCCCACCAGTCGGCGATGCGGGGCATCAGCTCGCTGTCACAAAAGGCGCGGACGCTCTCGCGGATGAGGCGCTCCTCGGGGGTCAGCAGGTCGAACACGGCGAATTCGTCGATCATGGGGTCTCCTTGTGGGATTCGGCCAGGCCCAGCTCAGACAGCACCTCGTCCGTGTGCTGTCCCAGGGTCGGGGGGGCGCGGCGCACCGGGGGGCGCTGGCCGTCCAGGCTCCAGGGCGGGGCGGTCACGGTGGTCTGGCCCAGTGATGCGTGCGGCACGGTCACGGCGATGCCCTGGTCTACCACGTGCGGGTCCGCGAAGACCTCCTGCACGTTGTAGACGGGGCCGCAGGGCACACCCGCCGCGTCCAGCCGCCGCATCACCTCGGCGCGGGTGTGGGTACGCAGGGCCGGATACAGCTCGGCGTTGAGCTGCTCGCGGTGATGCACCCGGCCCTCGTTGGTGGCGTACTGCGGGTTGCTCCCCAGCGACTCGAAGCCCAGCGCCGCGCAGAAGCGCCGCCACAGGCTGTCGTTGCCCGCGGCCACGTTGACCAGGCCGTCCGCGCAGGGATAGGTGCCGTAGGGGACGATGCTGGGATGGTCGTTGCCCTGCGGCCCCGGAATCTGCCCGGCGTTGAGGTAGCGGCTGATCTGGCTGGTGCCCAGCGAGATGATGCCTTCGAGCAGGTTCACGTCCACCCGGCGGCCCACCCCGCTGCGCTCCCGCGCGTACAGCGCCGCCAGGATGGCCTGCGTGATCAGCGACCCGGCGAACACGTCCGCCACGGCGACCCCGACCCGCACGGGCGGGCGGCCCTCCTCGCCGTTGTAGCTCATCAGGCCGCCCATGCCCTGCGCGATCACGTCGTAGCCGGCGCGGTCGCGGTACGGCCCCTGCTGCCCGAATCCCGAGATGGCCGCGTAGATCAGCCGGGGAAACTCGGCGTGCAGCGCCTCCCAGCCGAAGCCCAGGCGCGCGAAGGTACCGGGGCGGAAGTTCTCCACCAGAAGGTCGGCCCCCGCGATCAGCGCCCGCGCCGCCGCCAGCCCGGCCCCCGTCTTGAGGTC
This DNA window, taken from Deinococcus carri, encodes the following:
- a CDS encoding acyl-CoA dehydrogenase family protein; its protein translation is MIDEFAVFDLLTPEERLIRESVRAFCDSELMPRIADWWDSGDLPVREVMRQFGQMGLLGPTTPEEYGGAGVSYSAYGAMMYELERVDSGLRSAASVQGSLVMFPIYTYGSEDQKRKYLPGLASGELIGCFGLTEPDGGSDPGAMRTRARKDGDSYVLNGNKMWITNSPVADIAVVWAKDDEGVVRGFIVPTDTPGFSAPQIHRKMSLRASVTGEIVLEDCRIPAQNLLPGSGGLKSPLSCLTSARFGIAWGAIGALEAVLQTALDYTGSRTTFGKPIAARQLVQDKLVRMATDHSTGLLLAWRLGQLKDSGKMNYAQVSVAKRNNVRVALEGARLAREMLGGNGITTEYPVIRHMLNLETVDTYEGTHDIHTLIVGRHLTGQNALE
- a CDS encoding CoA transferase, yielding MEPDPIHPPTTPTPDLPLAGVRVVDFTRVLTGPYCTMLLGDLGADVIKVEPPGGDDTRAWGPPFQTSEPGQTSEAGRESTYFLSVNRNKRSVVLDLKTGAGLAAARALIAGADLLVENFRPGTFARLGFGWEALHAEFPRLIYAAISGFGQQGPYRDRAGYDVIAQGMGGLMSYNGEEGRPPVRVGVAVADVFAGSLITQAILAALYARERSGVGRRVDVNLLEGIISLGTSQISRYLNAGQIPGPQGNDHPSIVPYGTYPCADGLVNVAAGNDSLWRRFCAALGFESLGSNPQYATNEGRVHHREQLNAELYPALRTHTRAEVMRRLDAAGVPCGPVYNVQEVFADPHVVDQGIAVTVPHASLGQTTVTAPPWSLDGQRPPVRRAPPTLGQHTDEVLSELGLAESHKETP